The sequence TGATAATCGACCCGCCGAGGATCTTTCTTGATGCTACCGAGGCCATCAGCGTAGGTGCCTCCCAGCACCTGCTCGATGACGACTTCAGGAGCATTGAGATATTGCGGCTCCGACAGCACCTTCGCCATGCCGACGCGGTTTTCCGGTTTTGAAACGTGAAGGCTGGCGGCGATGATGGCGCGGTAGAAGGCCATAAAAGTGTTCGGATTCTGCTGAATCCAGCTCTCGGAGGCAGTGACCGAGCAGCACGGGTGACCGTCCCATATCTCCTTCGAAATGAGGTGGATGAAGCCGGCTCCCTCGTAAACCGCGCGCTGGCCCCCCGGCTCACCACCGAAGAAACCATCGATGCTCCCGACGCGAAGGCTCGCGACGTACTCGGTCGGCGGGACGATCCGGTATTTGACGTCCTGGTCCGGATCGAGGCCAGCCGCAGCCAGATAGTTCCGAAGCTGCAGGGTCTGGTGGCTCTGCTCGAACGGAACGGCAAAGGTAAAGCCCTTCCAGTTCCTCGGATCGCGGTTTTCCCTGTGCTTGTTGGCGAGCACGAGAGAGTTTCCGTTTTGATTCAGGATGGTAAGCACTTTGATTGACTGGACATTGCCCCCAAGCCCTGCGGTCATCGTCAGAGGCACGGGCATCACCTGCTGCGAGACGTCCAGTTCTCCGTTGAGCATCTTGTCTCGGATCAAAGCTATTCCGGCGATCTTCTGCAGGCTGACCTCGAGGCCTTCCTTGCTGTAGCTTCCAAGCTTCTCGCCGTAGATCAGCGGAACGGCGCAAGTAATCGGCAAAAAGCCGACGGCAAGCTTCGTCTTCTCAAGGGGCTTGCGCTCCTGGGCAATCGCCTTCAGCGTCTCGATCGGCAGAATGCTCGACAGCGCCCCGATGATCGCACTTGCTCCGACCTTGCGCAGCACTTCACGTCGCAAGACGGGTTGGGGGAACAGACCATGCAGCAGCGCCTGCTCGACCTGGTCCGAGATGGCGGCCTCGAAGCCTGGCTGGGCTGGACCGGGCTCGCAACAGCGGCAACGCTTGCCGCCGAAGCCATGATCATCCGATGCGTCAGTCATGTGCCCTGCCCCCGTTCCAGCGTCCGGTTTCAAACATGGCGCCCGTCGCTGCCTTGACGGAGCTTGGCGTATCAGTCGGGAAGCGGTACTTTGAAAATGCGCAAGGGCCTTCGCAGAAAAGCGATCACCCGACCACCGGCAAACCGCACCCGATCAGTTCAGTCTCGTCGCACCGGCGGAAGGGTATCGAGCTCGCCCAGATCCCAATACAGGCCCGCCATCATCTCCAGGGCCTCACGCGCGAGCTCGACCGGCAAGTGCTCGTCGGGTGCATGTTGCTGGCATCCAGGATAGGCATGGGGCACCCACAAGGTGGGCAAATTTAGCAGGTTGGCAAAAATGTCGTTCGGAAGCGAGCCAGCGAAATTGGGCAAGATCGCCGGCGATTTCCGCGTCGTCCGAACGATCGAGTCTTGGGCCCATTTGGCCCAGGGATCCTCAGGATCGAGGCGCGTGGCGAGAAAGACACCATCGTCAGGGCTGGGCGTCACCTGGACCATGTCGAGACCGGTCCTCGCGAGATGTCGCCGCAGCGCCGGCACGATGTCCTCGCAATCAACGCCGACCACGAAGCGGAGCTGACAGCGCGCCCAGGCGCTCGCGGGAATGGCATTGACCGGCGCTTGCGGATTTCCGCAACTGATGGCGAGGACATCAAACGAGCACCAGCCATATACCTGCTCTGCCGGAGTCAGCCCCGGCTCGCCCCAGGCCGGATCGATGTCAGGTCCGCCAGGTCCCCCGTCAACGACACAATCGGCAAGCACTCGCCGGACGGCGTCGGGCAGCTCACTTGGAAGCCATTCTGGAATCAGTATGCGGCCGGTCGGGGAGACGATCGTAGCCAGGGCGTGCGCGATCTGGATTGCGGGATCGGAAAGCAGACCGCCCCAATTGCCCGAATGATATGGGCTCTGGCGCGCATTAATTGAGATATCGAATGTAACACATCCCCGCGAGCCCAGGAATACTGTCGGCCGATCCTCGGACAAGCGCGGTCCGTCCGACGCAACGAAGATATCTGCGCACAGGAGCTTCTTGTGTGTCGTACATAGTTCGCGGAGGCCAGGCGAATCGACCTCTTCACCCATTTCGATCAGGTATTTCAGGTTGAAACCCAGCCGACCTCTCGTTTCGAGCACAGCACGGAGGCCGGCAATGTTGATGACGTGCTGCCCCTTGTTGTCGGCGACACCGCGTCCGTACCAGCGATCATTGAGCTTTGTGAGATGCCAAGGGGACCTTCCTGCGGCCCACGATCCGTCCATTCCCCGAACTACGTCGCCGTGCCCATATCCGAGCACTGTCAGCAATGATGGATCTTCTATACGTTCTGCATAAAGGAATTGCGCGCCTGCAGCGGCCAAAACCTGGCAACCGCAGCCGAACTCTTCAAGCATGCAGCGGAGCTGGTCGAGATACTCGGCAAGCTGAGGTTTTCGCTTCGGGTTCTGACTCTCGGAAGGAATAGCGACGAGCCGCGAGAGCACCGTCTCGAAGTCTCCAGAATCCAGATGGCTTCTCGCGCGCGAGATTGCGGCGTTCCGGCTCATTACGGGCAGCTCCTCGCACGCCAAAGGCAGGTCAACGGGCGCCGGGAAACACGCGGGTATGCGCCGCCTCGATCTCGATGCGGACGCGTTGACCGGATTGGAACAGCGGCCGTCCGGGGCTCACCGAAGTCCGGGCGGTCAATCGAATGGACCCCACCTGCACAAGCACGCTCTGGTTCGTGCCCGTGTAAGCCGATTCCAAAACGGTCGCGGTAGCGCGCTCGTCCGGTGTCAGGCCGATATACTCCGGGCGAACCGCCAGCAACCCTCGGTCGCCTGACGTCAGCACCTGACTGGCCTCCTGTACAACCTCAAGGCCGACATCGGCGCTGCGGGCACAGACCTCGCCTCCAGATCGCCGCAACTCGACCGGCAGAAAGTTCATCTCACCGATGAAATCCGCGACAAATGCAGTCGCCGGCTGCTCATATAGCTCACGCGGTGTCCCACACTGCTGCAAGCGGCCTCGCTCGAGAACGGCAACGCGATCGGCCATGGACAGCGCTTCCTCCTGGTCGTGGGTAACGAAAATGATGGTGCTACCGACTTCCTTATGGATCAGCTTGATCTCCATTTGGAGCTGCTGCCTGAGCTTGCGATCGAGTGCCCCGAGCGGCTCGTCCATGAGCAACAGGGGTGGACGGAAGACAAGAGCGCGAGCCAGAGCGACACGCTGCTGCTGCCCACCCGATAACTGGCTTGGAAGTCGCGCGCCATATCCGTCAAGTGCAACGAGCTTCAGAGCTTTTGTGACCTCACGTTCGACGTCTCCGCCACGCAAGCCCCGGCGCCGCAGCGGATAGGCGATGTTCTCAGCGATGGTCATATGGGGGAACAACGCGTAGCTCTGGAACACCATGCCGAAGCCGCGACGATGGCTCGGAACATCATTGATCCGCACGCCGTCGAGCATGATATCGCCAGAGGAGGACACCTCGAACCCGGCGATCATCATCAGCAGAGTAGATTTTCCTGACCCGCTCGATCCGAGCAAGGCGACGAACTCTCCTGGCTCGATCGACAGTGAGACGTCGTCGACCGCTTTGACCGGACCAAACATCTTGGTCAACGAGTTGACCGAGACGGAGCCACGTTGACTTTGCGACGTAGCTACACCTGCCGTCGCCTTTTCGCTCACCATTGCTGTGCTGACGCTCATTTCGGCCTCGTCTCGAATATCTTGCGCGGTATTGAGGTCAATCGCTTCCCACCCGAACTGGTCACCACGACGGACTCGCTGACGGCAAGGCCAGCAGCGGATGTGTACATGTGAAAGACCATTCCTTCCTCGATGGCCCAATCCGCACGAGGCGTGAAACAGCGATATAGGTCACTCGTGTGCTGGGAAACGAGCGGAGCGGTACCAAGCGTATACCCGGTGATGTTATCGTAGGTCTCGCGCAACCCGGCCGCGACAACGCCGTCCCGCACGATGCGGTCGACGTCAGCGGCAATCGCGCCAGGCCGAAGCGCGGCGATTTGGCGATCTTGTAACGCGATAAGAGCCTGAGCCGCAGCTCGCTGCTCCTCGGTTGCCCGTCCTACGATGACCGACCGCATGATCCGGACCGTATATAAGCGTAACCGCGGCAAGAGCTCGATATGAACGATATCGCCATCGACCAGCGGTCGCTCTGCGAGGAACCCATGCAGCGAATCCCAGCCCGATCCGACATTGAGAGGCCCAACAAAGCCATCGTCGAACCCAAGCCGATAGTAGGCCGCAGCGGCAGCTGCAGCGATATCACGTTGGCTCTTGCCACTCGCCACCTCCTTGACAGTCGCATCGAAGGCCGCATCCAAAAGTGAACCAGCCCGGGACATATGCGCGATCTCTTCCGGCGACTTGCATCGCCTGAGATCCCATCCCGAACGCTCAAGGTCAAAGAACTCGGTATCCGGCAAGAGCTTGCGAAGCGCTTGGAGTCTGTGGATCGTGAACGAATTCGATTGAAATTCAGCGCCGATCCGGGCGGGCACCGAACCACTTTCCCGGAAGGTGCTCGCCAGCACCGCCAGCGGATCGTCCCAATCGCCAAACCCCACGATGTTATCCATCCACGTGCGCTGCCGCGCTGGTGGCATATCAAGCTTGCGCACCAGCAGGAACGGCTCGGACGATGCCGGAACGATGCACGCTCGCCAGAGATTTTCGGAGACTGTATAGCCCGAGAGCCAGGACATCATCTCGGGCTCGTCAAAGATGAGACAGTCAAGACGACGCTCTGCCATCAGTTTTCGGACGGCGTCACACCGCCGCTTGTACTCCTCGACGGAGAAAGTGAGGTCGCGGCTCATGGTCGATGCTCCGTTACGACTGCGGGACCTCGGCCCAGATTGGGTCGAGAGGATTGCTTCAGTAAAGGCGCCATTGGCTTCCTCGTAGGATGAGCAATGCACAGGCGCAATCCATCGATCTGCTCAACGATGGAGGCTTTCCTGCGGGCGACGACCTTGAACGACAGCGCCCACGAAGAGCCGCAGAAGCATTAGAAGCGCAAGTACGATGAGAAACAGAACGGCGATGACGGCGATCTGGGGGCTGATTTCCAGGCGGATGTTGTCCCACATTCTCATGGGCAACGGCGTCGCGGTGGGCCCGCTCAGGAACAGACCGAACACAACATCATCGAACCCCACGATGAACGCGAAGAGCGCCGCGCTCGCTAGCGTCGGCAACAGCAATGGAAGCGTCACCGTTCTCAGCGTCACGAGAGGGCTCGAGCCTAGGCTCGCGGCAGCGAGCTCCAGGGTGCGATTGAAGCGCTTGAGCCCCGCGATCATGACAACGACCGTATATGGTGCGCCAATGATCGTATAGCTGAGAGCAAATGCCAGCGGATTGCCGATCAGCGAGGATCCGGCGAGAGCGAAGAACAGGGAAACTGCGATTACGACATGAGGAACAATCAGCGGGGAAATCAGGAGAAGATAGACAGGCACGCGCGCAGAGAACCGGTACCGCACGAGAGCGAAGGCGGCGGGCACACCAATGGCCACGCTCAGGAGAGCGGACAGTCCTGCCCATCTCAGGCTGAAGCTTAGGGCATCGAGCCATTGCGTATTCTTGAGCAAACTTGAGAACCACCGCAATGAGTAGGCGGGCGGCGGAAAGGTGAGGTATGGTGCATCGCTGAATGCAAGAGGAATTACGACCACGAAGGGCAGCACCAGAAAAAGAAGCGTCAGCCCTGCACTAACGTACAACGCGGGTCGGCGCGCGACCGTCAAGGCCTCATGCAGCCTCGTTGACGGGCCATGCAAAACCGCCGTCAGTCGCACCAGGATCGGCCACCGCGCGGAGAGACCGGATGTCGACTTGCCGACCAGGGAAATGTTGTTATGTGGTCGATCGTCCAGCTCTTCCGCAATCCGCTGACGAAATATCAGGAAGACCGCGATGACAGCGAACATCAAGATCGATGATTGGGCTGCGGCTTCATCGAAATTTCCGAGGATCAGCACGCGCAGACTAATGCCCTGAGCGATCAGATAGCTATCCGGTCCACCAAGAAGCTCTGGCGTAATATAGAAGCCGAGACTGGACAGAAACACGAGCGTGCAGCCGCTAATCACGCCGGGGATC is a genomic window of Bradyrhizobium sp. CB1717 containing:
- a CDS encoding CmpA/NrtA family ABC transporter substrate-binding protein → MTDASDDHGFGGKRCRCCEPGPAQPGFEAAISDQVEQALLHGLFPQPVLRREVLRKVGASAIIGALSSILPIETLKAIAQERKPLEKTKLAVGFLPITCAVPLIYGEKLGSYSKEGLEVSLQKIAGIALIRDKMLNGELDVSQQVMPVPLTMTAGLGGNVQSIKVLTILNQNGNSLVLANKHRENRDPRNWKGFTFAVPFEQSHQTLQLRNYLAAAGLDPDQDVKYRIVPPTEYVASLRVGSIDGFFGGEPGGQRAVYEGAGFIHLISKEIWDGHPCCSVTASESWIQQNPNTFMAFYRAIIAASLHVSKPENRVGMAKVLSEPQYLNAPEVVIEQVLGGTYADGLGSIKKDPRRVDYQPFPQYSAAVWLMTQLRRWNMLKEDVDYKVLAEKVMLATDAARIMREQGASAPVVGFGSERILGKDFDSNKPQEYLASVRKPG
- a CDS encoding M20 family metallopeptidase — encoded protein: MSRNAAISRARSHLDSGDFETVLSRLVAIPSESQNPKRKPQLAEYLDQLRCMLEEFGCGCQVLAAAGAQFLYAERIEDPSLLTVLGYGHGDVVRGMDGSWAAGRSPWHLTKLNDRWYGRGVADNKGQHVINIAGLRAVLETRGRLGFNLKYLIEMGEEVDSPGLRELCTTHKKLLCADIFVASDGPRLSEDRPTVFLGSRGCVTFDISINARQSPYHSGNWGGLLSDPAIQIAHALATIVSPTGRILIPEWLPSELPDAVRRVLADCVVDGGPGGPDIDPAWGEPGLTPAEQVYGWCSFDVLAISCGNPQAPVNAIPASAWARCQLRFVVGVDCEDIVPALRRHLARTGLDMVQVTPSPDDGVFLATRLDPEDPWAKWAQDSIVRTTRKSPAILPNFAGSLPNDIFANLLNLPTLWVPHAYPGCQQHAPDEHLPVELAREALEMMAGLYWDLGELDTLPPVRRD
- a CDS encoding ABC transporter ATP-binding protein, which produces MSVSTAMVSEKATAGVATSQSQRGSVSVNSLTKMFGPVKAVDDVSLSIEPGEFVALLGSSGSGKSTLLMMIAGFEVSSSGDIMLDGVRINDVPSHRRGFGMVFQSYALFPHMTIAENIAYPLRRRGLRGGDVEREVTKALKLVALDGYGARLPSQLSGGQQQRVALARALVFRPPLLLMDEPLGALDRKLRQQLQMEIKLIHKEVGSTIIFVTHDQEEALSMADRVAVLERGRLQQCGTPRELYEQPATAFVADFIGEMNFLPVELRRSGGEVCARSADVGLEVVQEASQVLTSGDRGLLAVRPEYIGLTPDERATATVLESAYTGTNQSVLVQVGSIRLTARTSVSPGRPLFQSGQRVRIEIEAAHTRVFPGAR
- a CDS encoding Xaa-Pro peptidase family protein, whose protein sequence is MSRDLTFSVEEYKRRCDAVRKLMAERRLDCLIFDEPEMMSWLSGYTVSENLWRACIVPASSEPFLLVRKLDMPPARQRTWMDNIVGFGDWDDPLAVLASTFRESGSVPARIGAEFQSNSFTIHRLQALRKLLPDTEFFDLERSGWDLRRCKSPEEIAHMSRAGSLLDAAFDATVKEVASGKSQRDIAAAAAAAYYRLGFDDGFVGPLNVGSGWDSLHGFLAERPLVDGDIVHIELLPRLRLYTVRIMRSVIVGRATEEQRAAAQALIALQDRQIAALRPGAIAADVDRIVRDGVVAAGLRETYDNITGYTLGTAPLVSQHTSDLYRCFTPRADWAIEEGMVFHMYTSAAGLAVSESVVVTSSGGKRLTSIPRKIFETRPK
- a CDS encoding ABC transporter permease subunit, encoding MPILLLLPIVILFSVGYVVPLAQLVLKSLQHDGAWSLNSYIEISNSPAFLWIVLRTIALAATVTIVCLLIAYPLAYAISKCSPRAASLLLLIVTLPYLTSVLIRTYAWIVLLSPNGPINQLFLRLGLISEPLQMVFNSVGVYVGMVQVQLPLMAFPLYAVLARVDPSLAKAAQSLGSPPTDAFLRVTLPASIPGVISGCTLVFLSSLGFYITPELLGGPDSYLIAQGISLRVLILGNFDEAAAQSSILMFAVIAVFLIFRQRIAEELDDRPHNNISLVGKSTSGLSARWPILVRLTAVLHGPSTRLHEALTVARRPALYVSAGLTLLFLVLPFVVVIPLAFSDAPYLTFPPPAYSLRWFSSLLKNTQWLDALSFSLRWAGLSALLSVAIGVPAAFALVRYRFSARVPVYLLLISPLIVPHVVIAVSLFFALAGSSLIGNPLAFALSYTIIGAPYTVVVMIAGLKRFNRTLELAAASLGSSPLVTLRTVTLPLLLPTLASAALFAFIVGFDDVVFGLFLSGPTATPLPMRMWDNIRLEISPQIAVIAVLFLIVLALLMLLRLFVGAVVQGRRPQESLHR